In the Elioraea tepida genome, one interval contains:
- a CDS encoding PEP-CTERM sorting domain-containing protein (PEP-CTERM proteins occur, often in large numbers, in the proteomes of bacteria that also encode an exosortase, a predicted intramembrane cysteine proteinase. The presence of a PEP-CTERM domain at a protein's C-terminus predicts cleavage within the sorting domain, followed by covalent anchoring to some some component of the (usually Gram-negative) cell surface. Many PEP-CTERM proteins exhibit an unusual sequence composition that includes large numbers of potential glycosylation sites. Expression of one such protein has been shown restore the ability of a bacterium to form floc, a type of biofilm.), giving the protein MFYIGREARWDNTFTIGGSTYGPFANTSGISMLFGGTEAPQQLANASINPRLIEFSFTTPNDTVTNGSNPGQAFAPEFWSAVYTCDLSEANLATSCAWGTGSTASSGNTLILALDDGGGGRDDNHDDLVMVIRISNGRFETPVPEPATLGPLGAGLIGLGFVARRRRRA; this is encoded by the coding sequence GTGTTTTACATCGGCCGGGAGGCCCGCTGGGACAACACCTTCACGATCGGCGGGTCGACCTACGGGCCTTTCGCGAATACCAGTGGCATCTCGATGCTGTTCGGCGGAACGGAGGCGCCGCAGCAGCTGGCCAACGCGTCGATCAACCCCCGGCTGATCGAATTCTCCTTCACGACGCCGAACGATACCGTCACCAACGGCAGCAACCCGGGCCAGGCGTTCGCTCCGGAGTTCTGGTCGGCGGTCTACACCTGCGACCTCTCGGAGGCGAACCTCGCTACCTCCTGCGCCTGGGGCACGGGCAGCACGGCGAGCAGCGGCAACACACTGATCCTCGCTCTCGATGACGGTGGTGGCGGGCGGGACGACAACCACGATGACCTCGTGATGGTCATCCGAATCTCGAACGGCAGGTTCGAGACTCCCGTTCCCGAGCCCGCCACGCTCGGGCCGCTCGGGGCAGGCCTGATCGGGCTCGGCTTCGTCGCCCGCCGACGCCGCAGGGCCTGA
- the chrA gene encoding chromate efflux transporter, which translates to MSAVPDATSPGRRDGFAAILGVFLRLGLTSFGGPVAHIGYLREEFVSRRGWITDRAYADLVALAQFLPGPASSQTGFAIGVLRRGLAGGLAAWLGFTLPSAIVMLLAAHGVDLASGGVGAGVVHGLKLVAVAVVAQAVWSMAGSLCPDRTRGTIAVAATLALLVVPSAWTQIGVIVAGGCVGLLVLRDGATHREGTLRPAVPGRTGVASLVLAGVLLVSLPLFASEGPHALALFEAAYRAGALVFGGGHVVLPLLETSFVPRWMSADTFLAGYGVAQAVPGPLFSFGAFLGAAATPSPNGVLGGAIALVAIFLPGLLLIYGMLPFWDRVRGEPTAQAMLRGVNAAVVGILLAALYDPIFLSSVKTPEDFAIAVACFAALVLWRVPAWAAVATTAAAGAAAQML; encoded by the coding sequence GTGAGCGCTGTGCCCGATGCCACATCCCCAGGCCGGCGCGACGGCTTCGCCGCGATCCTCGGCGTCTTCCTCCGCCTCGGCCTGACCTCCTTCGGGGGCCCTGTGGCGCATATCGGCTATCTGCGCGAGGAGTTCGTCTCCCGCCGCGGCTGGATCACGGACCGTGCCTATGCCGACCTCGTCGCGCTCGCCCAGTTCCTGCCCGGGCCCGCGAGCAGCCAGACCGGCTTCGCGATCGGCGTCCTCCGCCGCGGGCTCGCGGGCGGTCTCGCCGCCTGGCTCGGGTTCACCCTGCCGTCCGCGATCGTGATGCTCCTTGCCGCGCACGGCGTCGACCTCGCCTCCGGCGGCGTGGGCGCGGGCGTGGTGCACGGCCTCAAGCTCGTGGCGGTCGCGGTGGTGGCGCAGGCCGTCTGGAGCATGGCGGGGAGCCTCTGCCCCGACCGGACGCGCGGCACGATCGCGGTCGCGGCGACGCTCGCTCTGCTCGTCGTGCCGAGCGCCTGGACGCAGATCGGCGTGATCGTCGCTGGCGGCTGTGTTGGGCTTCTCGTGCTGCGCGACGGCGCGACGCACAGGGAGGGAACGCTGCGGCCCGCGGTACCGGGGCGAACCGGCGTGGCGTCGCTCGTGCTTGCGGGGGTGCTGCTCGTCTCGCTTCCGCTCTTCGCCTCGGAGGGGCCACATGCGCTCGCCCTGTTCGAGGCGGCCTACCGCGCCGGGGCGCTCGTGTTCGGCGGCGGGCATGTCGTGCTGCCGCTGCTCGAGACGAGTTTCGTGCCGCGCTGGATGAGCGCCGATACCTTCCTCGCCGGCTATGGCGTCGCCCAGGCCGTGCCGGGCCCGCTCTTCAGCTTCGGCGCTTTCCTCGGCGCCGCCGCGACCCCGAGCCCGAACGGGGTGCTCGGCGGGGCGATCGCGCTCGTGGCGATCTTCCTGCCCGGTCTGCTCCTGATCTACGGGATGCTGCCATTCTGGGACCGGGTTCGGGGAGAGCCCACCGCCCAAGCCATGCTGCGCGGCGTGAACGCCGCTGTGGTGGGGATCCTGCTCGCGGCGCTCTACGACCCGATCTTCCTCTCGAGCGTGAAGACGCCTGAGGATTTCGCGATCGCGGTCGCGTGCTTCGCAGCGCTCGTTCTCTGGAGGGTTCCCGCCTGGGCGGCGGTGGCGACGACGGCCGCCGCGGGGGCGGCCGCGCAGATGCTGTGA
- a CDS encoding MFS transporter: MPPAAPPLSVLILAAFLSGAGMRVADPLLAAIASGFGATVAAAAATVAAFTFAYGLAQPVLGPLGDRFGKLRLIAACMALYGAATAAAAAAPGLGSLVALRCLAGAFAGGLIPVAIALIGDTTPYAERQATLGRFMTGMVLANLAAAPLSGVAGDVVGWRPVFAALGAAALAAAVPLWHAARAMGPPPPHAHGSAVARYLALLRRPAARRLLLLVGVEGAVAFAAPPFLGAFLVEGYGLSYSVAGLVLGASGLGALLYTRIAGRLVARFGERGLLTGGGAGLVLWLGAIAAAPPTPWLGAVSFFGGLSLASFHGVLQARGSEIAPESRATGMAAFAFSLFVGQAIGAAVAGLLLPLAGFRGLFASAACVMAGLAAAARASPAR, from the coding sequence GTGCCCCCCGCCGCGCCGCCGCTGTCCGTGCTCATCCTCGCCGCCTTCCTCTCCGGCGCCGGCATGCGCGTGGCCGACCCGCTGCTCGCCGCGATCGCCTCCGGTTTCGGGGCCACCGTCGCCGCTGCGGCCGCCACCGTCGCCGCCTTCACCTTCGCCTACGGCCTCGCCCAGCCCGTGCTCGGCCCGCTCGGTGACCGATTCGGCAAGCTCAGGCTGATCGCCGCTTGCATGGCTCTCTACGGTGCCGCGACCGCCGCTGCCGCCGCAGCACCTGGGCTCGGCTCCCTGGTCGCTCTGCGCTGCCTCGCCGGCGCCTTCGCCGGGGGGCTGATCCCGGTCGCGATCGCCCTCATCGGCGACACCACCCCTTATGCCGAGCGGCAGGCGACGCTCGGGCGGTTCATGACCGGTATGGTGCTCGCGAACCTCGCCGCGGCACCGCTCTCGGGGGTCGCCGGCGACGTCGTGGGCTGGCGCCCCGTCTTCGCGGCTCTGGGTGCGGCAGCGCTTGCGGCCGCCGTGCCGCTGTGGCACGCCGCCCGGGCCATGGGACCGCCACCGCCGCACGCCCATGGCTCGGCGGTCGCGCGCTATCTCGCGCTTTTGAGGCGGCCCGCGGCGCGTCGGCTCCTGCTTCTCGTCGGGGTCGAGGGGGCGGTCGCCTTCGCCGCACCGCCCTTCCTGGGCGCCTTCCTGGTCGAGGGCTATGGCCTGTCCTATTCGGTGGCGGGGCTCGTGCTCGGCGCCTCGGGCCTCGGCGCCCTTCTCTACACGCGGATCGCGGGGCGGCTCGTTGCGCGCTTCGGCGAGCGCGGGCTGCTCACCGGCGGCGGCGCCGGGCTTGTCCTGTGGCTCGGCGCGATCGCCGCCGCCCCGCCTACGCCGTGGCTCGGCGCGGTGAGTTTCTTCGGCGGGCTTTCCCTCGCCTCCTTCCACGGCGTGCTGCAGGCGCGCGGGTCGGAGATCGCCCCTGAGAGCCGAGCGACCGGGATGGCCGCCTTCGCCTTCTCGCTGTTCGTGGGCCAGGCGATTGGCGCGGCCGTGGCCGGGCTTCTCCTCCCTCTTGCCGGTTTCCGCGGCCTCTTCGCGTCGGCCGCCTGCGTCATGGCGGGGCTTGCGGCGGCCGCACGCGCAAGCCCGGCTCGCTAG
- a CDS encoding GMC family oxidoreductase produces MQHPQEPTIGTFDFVIVGAGSAGCVLANRLSADGRHSVAVLEAGPEDRDLWIHIPLGYAKLFRKGTVNWMYETAPEAELNGRRVYQPRGKVLGGSSSINGLVYIRGQREDFDHWRQLGNPGWSADDVLPYFRRAEANVRGADDQHGGDGPLSVSDPHTHELTEAFIASAVHEGLPRTRDFNGVVQEGVGYFQTTSRRGRRCSAAVAYLHPARRRGNLTVITEALTDRVLIEDGRAAGVVFRRGGVEQLVRARREVILSAGAFGSPAILQRSGLGPGELLASLGIPVVKDLPGVGTDLQDHLQARCVMRCTRPITLNDMTTSLIGRVRLGLEWLLTRSGWLAIAAGHAGAFFRTDPRLATPDVQVHFIPFSTDRMGDRLHPFPGFMAHVCQLRPESRGSVRITSRDPAAPPEIRMNYLSTETDRATLLAGLKKLRAILHAPPLRPYVAAEVEPGPEATDDAALMAHIRARASTVYHPTSTCRMGPDPRAVVDERLRVKAMPGLRVVDCSIMPSLVSGNTNAAAIMIGEKASDMILEDARAA; encoded by the coding sequence ATGCAGCACCCCCAGGAACCGACCATCGGCACCTTCGACTTCGTCATCGTCGGCGCGGGCAGCGCCGGCTGCGTGCTGGCGAACCGCCTCTCGGCCGACGGGCGCCACAGCGTCGCCGTGCTTGAAGCAGGGCCGGAGGACCGAGACCTCTGGATCCACATCCCCCTCGGCTACGCGAAACTGTTCCGCAAGGGCACCGTCAACTGGATGTACGAGACCGCTCCGGAGGCGGAACTGAACGGAAGGCGGGTCTACCAGCCGCGCGGCAAGGTCCTGGGCGGCTCCTCCTCGATCAACGGCCTCGTCTACATCCGCGGCCAGAGGGAGGACTTCGACCACTGGCGCCAGCTCGGCAACCCCGGCTGGTCGGCCGACGACGTGCTCCCCTACTTCCGACGCGCCGAGGCTAATGTCCGCGGCGCCGACGACCAGCACGGCGGCGACGGGCCCCTGAGCGTGTCAGACCCGCACACGCACGAACTGACGGAGGCCTTCATCGCCTCCGCCGTTCACGAGGGCCTGCCGCGCACGCGCGACTTCAACGGCGTGGTGCAGGAGGGAGTGGGCTATTTCCAGACGACCTCACGCCGCGGCCGACGCTGCTCTGCGGCGGTGGCCTATCTCCACCCGGCGCGGCGGCGCGGCAACCTCACCGTCATCACCGAGGCGCTGACCGACCGGGTTCTGATCGAGGACGGCCGCGCCGCGGGCGTGGTGTTCCGCCGCGGCGGCGTCGAACAGCTGGTTCGGGCGAGGCGCGAGGTGATCCTCTCCGCCGGCGCCTTCGGCAGCCCAGCGATCCTGCAGCGCTCCGGCCTTGGGCCGGGGGAGCTCCTCGCCTCGCTCGGTATCCCCGTGGTGAAGGACCTCCCCGGCGTCGGCACCGACCTGCAGGACCATCTCCAGGCGCGCTGCGTGATGCGCTGCACCCGCCCGATCACGCTCAACGACATGACGACGAGCCTGATCGGCCGGGTGAGGCTCGGCCTGGAGTGGCTGCTGACCCGCTCCGGGTGGCTTGCGATCGCCGCCGGCCACGCCGGCGCCTTCTTCCGCACCGACCCGCGGCTCGCGACCCCCGACGTGCAGGTTCACTTCATCCCCTTCTCGACCGACCGGATGGGCGACAGGCTTCACCCCTTCCCGGGCTTCATGGCGCATGTCTGCCAGCTCCGCCCCGAAAGCCGCGGCAGCGTGCGCATCACCTCGCGCGACCCCGCCGCTCCGCCCGAGATCCGCATGAACTACCTCTCCACGGAGACCGACCGCGCCACGCTGCTCGCCGGCCTCAAGAAGCTCCGGGCGATCCTGCACGCCCCGCCGCTCCGCCCCTATGTCGCGGCCGAAGTCGAGCCCGGTCCGGAGGCGACCGATGACGCAGCGCTGATGGCGCATATCCGCGCCCGCGCCTCCACCGTCTATCACCCCACAAGCACCTGCCGGATGGGGCCTGATCCCCGCGCGGTGGTGGACGAGCGGCTTCGAGTGAAGGCGATGCCCGGCCTGCGCGTGGTCGATTGCTCGATCATGCCGAGCCTTGTCTCGGGCAACACCAACGCCGCGGCGATCATGATCGGCGAGAAAGCCTCCGACATGATCCTCGAAGACGCTCGGGCGGCGTGA
- a CDS encoding aromatic ring-hydroxylating oxygenase subunit alpha, with protein sequence MLTEPSARETSLPPPRDLTFAETDWDVLSRCWHPVAWSEAVEPPAPGGRGKPLSVRLLDVPLVVWRTAEGKVAVARDLCPHRGTPLSLGWTEGETVICPYHGFRFAPDGACRLIPAHPDRPIPPRMRVATFPAVERFGLVWTRLAGDLPAEEGLPVFPAWDDPAWQRVTPPFVDIAGSAGRQVEGFLDVAHFAWVHAETFADPDNPVVPPYKVTPTERGVESHYWSTVPNWPKGQEKPTPEGFLWLRHFQVFPPFCALLTIHFPGEDRLCILNAASPVSARKTRLFVPIAKNFGVNDPVEPVHAFNARIFAEDQAIVERQKPEDLPLDLTFEAHILADRMSVAYQQLLARMGLGRGFTA encoded by the coding sequence ATGCTGACCGAGCCCTCCGCACGTGAGACGAGCCTCCCTCCTCCGCGTGACCTCACCTTCGCCGAGACCGACTGGGACGTTCTTTCCCGCTGCTGGCACCCCGTCGCCTGGTCGGAGGCAGTGGAGCCCCCGGCTCCCGGAGGCAGGGGAAAGCCGCTTTCGGTTCGCCTGCTCGACGTGCCGCTTGTCGTGTGGCGCACGGCGGAGGGCAAGGTTGCAGTGGCGCGCGACCTCTGCCCGCACCGCGGCACGCCGCTCTCTCTGGGCTGGACCGAGGGAGAGACGGTGATCTGCCCCTATCACGGCTTCCGCTTCGCCCCCGACGGGGCCTGCCGCCTCATCCCCGCCCATCCCGACCGGCCGATCCCGCCGCGGATGCGTGTTGCCACCTTCCCGGCGGTCGAGCGCTTCGGCCTCGTCTGGACGAGGCTTGCCGGCGACCTCCCGGCCGAGGAGGGGCTTCCCGTGTTCCCCGCCTGGGACGACCCCGCCTGGCAGAGGGTCACCCCGCCCTTCGTCGACATCGCGGGCTCGGCGGGGCGGCAGGTCGAGGGCTTCCTCGACGTCGCCCATTTCGCCTGGGTGCATGCCGAGACCTTCGCCGACCCCGACAACCCGGTGGTTCCTCCCTACAAGGTCACCCCCACCGAACGCGGGGTGGAGAGCCACTACTGGTCGACCGTTCCGAACTGGCCCAAGGGCCAGGAGAAGCCGACGCCGGAAGGGTTCCTGTGGCTTCGCCATTTCCAGGTGTTCCCGCCCTTCTGCGCTCTTCTGACCATCCATTTCCCGGGCGAGGACCGCCTGTGCATCCTCAACGCCGCTTCGCCCGTCTCGGCACGGAAGACACGGCTCTTCGTGCCGATCGCGAAGAATTTCGGGGTGAACGATCCGGTCGAGCCGGTGCATGCCTTCAACGCGCGGATCTTCGCCGAGGACCAGGCGATCGTCGAACGCCAGAAGCCGGAGGACCTGCCGCTCGATCTGACGTTCGAGGCGCACATCCTGGCTGACCGTATGTCGGTCGCCTACCAGCAGCTGCTTGCGCGTATGGGCTTGGGGCGCGGCTTCACGGCCTGA
- a CDS encoding esterase-like activity of phytase family protein, producing the protein MRRTLFALALLTGQAAQANALEIVPLDASVPLSLGRFAFEGGKILDLTIGIGSAAFRGPADPPDVIWTVSDRGPNIACSQAEAITGLARDRICAAARNGRIYPLPHYAPSIYRLRLDTATGLFHVTDVIALRTLDGTPIDGMPNPLTVASTETPLDGRGRTLAQNPSAIDAEGIVRLSDGSFWIGEENAPSILHVAPDGRIQLRIVPEGTAKDFAGAGYPVIEGLPAIITRRQINRGIESMAVSPDERFLYFMLQNPLANPDAAAFRAAKNTRLFKFDRVELRPVGEFVYQLDDPRSFRNDPSDNQSDPRISELTAIGADRLIVLERTEATTKLYVVALDGATDILRSRWSDPATRPSLEQTNDLASIGIVPVRKRLIFDSADHRDIPPKLEGVAVLPGGALAVINDDDFGITGERTRVLVLRGLALE; encoded by the coding sequence ATGCGCCGCACCCTCTTCGCCCTTGCCCTCCTCACCGGCCAGGCCGCCCAGGCCAACGCCCTCGAGATCGTCCCCCTCGACGCTTCAGTGCCGCTCAGCCTCGGGCGCTTCGCCTTCGAGGGCGGCAAGATTCTCGACCTCACGATCGGCATCGGCAGCGCTGCCTTCCGCGGCCCCGCCGACCCCCCCGACGTGATCTGGACCGTCTCCGATCGCGGCCCGAACATCGCCTGTTCCCAGGCAGAGGCGATCACCGGCCTCGCGCGCGACAGGATCTGCGCCGCTGCGCGCAATGGCAGGATCTACCCGCTGCCGCACTACGCCCCCTCGATCTACCGGCTCAGGCTCGACACGGCGACCGGCCTGTTCCACGTGACCGACGTCATCGCGCTGCGGACGCTCGACGGCACGCCGATCGACGGGATGCCGAACCCGCTCACGGTTGCGAGCACCGAAACACCGCTCGACGGCAGGGGACGGACGCTCGCGCAGAACCCCTCGGCGATCGACGCCGAAGGCATCGTCCGGCTCAGCGACGGCAGTTTCTGGATCGGCGAGGAGAACGCGCCCTCGATCCTGCACGTCGCCCCGGATGGGCGGATCCAGCTTAGGATCGTGCCCGAGGGCACGGCCAAGGACTTCGCCGGCGCCGGCTACCCCGTCATCGAGGGCCTGCCGGCGATCATCACCCGCCGGCAGATCAATCGCGGCATCGAGAGCATGGCGGTCAGCCCTGACGAGCGCTTCCTCTACTTCATGCTGCAGAATCCGCTCGCCAACCCCGACGCCGCCGCCTTCCGCGCTGCCAAGAACACGCGGCTTTTCAAGTTCGACCGCGTCGAACTCCGCCCCGTCGGCGAGTTCGTCTACCAGCTCGACGACCCGAGGAGCTTCCGCAACGACCCCTCCGACAACCAGTCCGACCCGCGGATCAGCGAGCTCACCGCGATCGGCGCCGACCGGCTGATCGTGCTCGAGCGGACGGAGGCGACGACCAAGCTCTACGTCGTCGCGCTCGACGGGGCGACCGATATCCTGCGCAGCCGCTGGTCAGACCCGGCGACGCGGCCGAGCCTCGAGCAGACGAACGATCTCGCCTCGATCGGCATCGTTCCGGTGCGGAAGCGGCTCATCTTCGACAGCGCCGACCATCGCGACATCCCGCCCAAGCTCGAGGGCGTCGCTGTCCTGCCCGGCGGCGCGCTTGCGGTGATCAACGACGACGATTTCGGCATCACCGGCGAACGGACACGCGTTCTCGTGCTGCGCGGGCTGGCGCTCGAGTGA
- a CDS encoding acetolactate synthase large subunit, whose translation MNGAESLVHTLLASGVDTCFANPGTSEMHFVAALDRVPGMRCVLGLFEGVVTGAADGYARMAGKPAATLLHCGPGLANAAANLHNARRARSPMVNVVGDHATYHRAWDAPLTADVEGIARPFSDWVRSGRSAATIAADGAAAVQAARTAPGQIATLILPADTAWGEADGPAAPLPVPAPAPASPQQIEGAARLLHRDGAKVLLLLAGAALAEAGQRAASRIAAATGAGLRAQMSNARVARGQGRYPIERVPYPVDHALAALAPYTACILVGAKHPVAFFAYPGKPSSLLPEGCTVHVLARPDQDVAGALEALAEEVARGVAPPPANAGPRPTPPGGPVTCEGIARTVAALMPEGAIVVDEGVTTGRGFFAETHAAPPHDWLQLTGGSIGEGLPLALGAAIACPDRKVIGLQADGSAMYTVQALWSLARERCDATIVVFSNRKYAILRHELMAVGANPGRTALDMLDLGNPDIGWVKLAEGMGVEAAIAPDLDALADLMRAAMARRGPFLIELLVP comes from the coding sequence ATGAACGGCGCCGAAAGCCTCGTCCACACCCTGCTCGCCTCTGGCGTCGACACCTGCTTCGCCAATCCCGGCACCTCGGAGATGCACTTCGTCGCCGCGCTCGACCGGGTTCCGGGCATGCGCTGCGTGCTCGGCCTGTTCGAGGGGGTGGTGACGGGCGCGGCCGACGGCTACGCCCGGATGGCCGGCAAGCCCGCCGCCACCCTGCTTCACTGCGGGCCCGGCCTCGCCAATGCGGCCGCGAACCTGCACAACGCCCGGCGCGCCCGCTCGCCCATGGTCAACGTGGTGGGTGACCATGCCACCTACCACCGCGCCTGGGATGCACCGCTCACGGCCGATGTCGAGGGGATCGCGCGGCCGTTCAGCGACTGGGTCAGAAGCGGGAGGAGCGCCGCCACCATCGCCGCGGACGGCGCCGCCGCGGTGCAGGCCGCCCGCACCGCCCCGGGCCAGATCGCGACCCTGATCCTTCCCGCCGACACGGCCTGGGGCGAGGCGGACGGCCCTGCCGCGCCGCTGCCGGTGCCGGCGCCCGCTCCCGCCTCGCCGCAGCAGATCGAGGGGGCGGCGCGGCTTCTGCATCGCGACGGCGCGAAGGTTCTGCTCCTGCTCGCCGGAGCGGCGCTCGCGGAGGCGGGCCAGCGCGCCGCGTCCCGGATCGCCGCCGCCACCGGCGCCGGCCTGCGCGCCCAGATGTCGAACGCCCGGGTTGCCCGCGGCCAGGGGCGATACCCGATCGAGCGCGTGCCCTACCCGGTGGACCATGCCCTCGCCGCTCTCGCCCCCTACACCGCCTGCATCCTGGTCGGCGCCAAGCACCCGGTGGCCTTCTTCGCCTATCCGGGCAAGCCGAGCTCGCTGCTTCCCGAGGGCTGCACGGTGCACGTGCTCGCCCGGCCCGACCAGGACGTGGCCGGGGCGCTCGAGGCGCTCGCCGAGGAGGTGGCGCGCGGTGTGGCCCCGCCGCCCGCCAACGCAGGGCCGCGCCCCACGCCGCCCGGAGGGCCGGTGACCTGCGAGGGGATCGCCCGAACCGTCGCAGCCCTGATGCCCGAGGGCGCCATCGTGGTCGACGAAGGCGTGACCACGGGGCGCGGCTTCTTTGCCGAGACCCATGCCGCCCCGCCGCATGACTGGCTCCAGCTCACCGGCGGCTCGATCGGCGAGGGGCTGCCGCTCGCGCTCGGTGCCGCGATCGCCTGCCCCGACCGCAAGGTGATCGGGCTGCAGGCGGACGGCTCTGCCATGTACACGGTGCAGGCGCTGTGGAGTCTTGCGCGCGAGCGCTGCGACGCCACGATCGTCGTGTTCTCGAACCGCAAATACGCGATCTTGCGCCACGAGCTGATGGCCGTCGGCGCCAACCCTGGCCGGACGGCGCTCGACATGCTCGACCTCGGCAACCCCGACATCGGCTGGGTGAAGCTTGCCGAAGGGATGGGGGTGGAGGCGGCGATCGCGCCCGACCTCGACGCGCTCGCTGACCTGATGCGCGCGGCGATGGCGCGCCGAGGCCCGTTCCTGATCGAGCTTCTGGTGCCCTGA
- a CDS encoding alpha/beta hydrolase, whose protein sequence is MRRRSPSLLSLLAALCLSDAARAEAPIPLLEPPRLPGLTDAQRQAHARWLGQNLARAIAFGPNGTYGAAWGRKTLEEARAAALEACRRRTGGAACALYAVDLAIVAPGREWSPPVRPPETVGIGRAMAWEIVPDQRYLWRGPTAAHGAIVFGHGRGLPDQDNRGQQPQPWVRHVNNAGYDVFRFDRHPGTDDERRAAAWLREGLGQLRALGYRTIVVSGQSRGGWNALQMLSVPGLAEAVIAIAPAAHGSYVSMNLLGQLDQLRRLSAEAANRQARVAVVQFAEDPFMADNAARAAILREVLAPRVSSLLLIDRPEGFSGHHAGGTGQFSERFGPCLVAFVAAPVPPRSC, encoded by the coding sequence ATGCGACGCCGCTCCCCCTCCCTCCTCTCGCTCCTCGCCGCCCTGTGCCTCTCCGACGCGGCGCGGGCGGAGGCGCCGATCCCGCTTCTGGAGCCCCCCCGTCTTCCCGGGCTGACCGACGCGCAGCGGCAGGCCCATGCGCGTTGGCTCGGGCAGAACCTTGCGCGCGCGATCGCCTTCGGGCCGAACGGGACCTACGGCGCGGCGTGGGGCAGGAAGACTCTCGAGGAGGCGAGGGCGGCGGCGCTCGAGGCGTGCCGCCGGCGCACAGGCGGCGCTGCGTGCGCGCTCTACGCGGTCGATCTCGCGATCGTCGCGCCCGGGCGTGAGTGGTCGCCGCCGGTTCGGCCGCCCGAAACGGTCGGGATCGGCCGGGCGATGGCGTGGGAGATCGTCCCCGACCAACGCTATCTCTGGCGTGGCCCGACGGCGGCCCACGGCGCGATCGTGTTCGGCCACGGCCGCGGCCTGCCGGACCAGGACAATCGCGGCCAGCAGCCGCAGCCCTGGGTCCGGCACGTAAACAACGCGGGCTACGACGTGTTCCGGTTCGATCGTCACCCAGGAACCGACGATGAGCGCCGCGCCGCCGCCTGGCTGCGCGAGGGGCTCGGGCAGCTGCGGGCGCTCGGCTATCGAACGATCGTCGTCTCGGGCCAGTCGCGCGGGGGGTGGAACGCGTTGCAGATGCTCTCGGTGCCGGGGCTTGCGGAGGCAGTGATCGCCATCGCCCCTGCCGCCCATGGCTCCTACGTCTCGATGAACCTGCTCGGCCAGCTCGACCAGCTCCGTCGGCTCTCGGCCGAGGCCGCGAACAGGCAGGCCCGCGTCGCCGTCGTGCAGTTCGCCGAAGATCCATTCATGGCCGACAACGCGGCGCGCGCGGCGATCCTTAGGGAGGTGCTCGCGCCGCGCGTCTCCTCCTTGCTCCTGATCGACCGGCCAGAGGGCTTCTCCGGCCACCACGCCGGGGGCACGGGGCAGTTCAGCGAGCGGTTCGGTCCCTGCCTCGTCGCCTTCGTCGCCGCGCCGGTTCCGCCCCGCTCCTGCTGA